The genomic region GAAAGCACTCGGTATGTATCTTTCTGGCTCTATCTCTTTCGGCGTTTGTCCCAACTCAGGTAAAGCGGTTGAGTACCGCGAGCGCATCCACCGGCTGACCCCGCAGCAGCGCGCAATGTATGACCATGCGGCTAAGGCGTGGCAGGTGGTCTTGAAAGACATTGACGCGGCGCTTGCAGTTACAGGCGGCGGAACGCGCGCCCGCGCCGTCGCTCTAAATAAGTTTTGGGGCGATCATCAACGCTTCTTCCGCCAAGTGATCTGCGCCTTCAAAGTGCCGAGCGTGATAGCCGAAACCGAAGCCGCTTTGAGCGAAGGCAAGTCAGTTGTCATTTCATTAGTCGGCACAGGCGAGGCGAGGACACGCGAGCAGGTGGCGCGGGCGACGGCAGCAGGCGGGATGCTTGAAGATTTGGACTTCTCGCCGCGAGAAGTGATAGCCGCGATGGTTGAGCGCGGATTCCCGACAACGCTTTACCAGGACGTGACCGACCCGGCCACCGGCAAAACTATTCAAGTGCCGGTCAAAGACGGACAGGGGAACATCGTACAGAGCAAGCAAGCCCTACAGATGAGGCAGAATTTGATTGATGGCTTGTCAGCCTTAGAACTTCCAGAGAACCCACTTGACCAGCTTGTTAATCATTTGGGAGAGCATAGCGTAGCGGAACTCACAGGCCGGACGCGCCGCCTCATTCGTGACCCGCGCACCGGACGAGTCGAGTACAAGAAGCGAGCGCCCGAAGGCGTAGCAATGGACAGAACCAACGTTCATGAAATGGAGCAGTTTCAACAGGGAAGGAAACACGCAGCGATCATCAGCGATGCGGCCAGCACCGGAATATCTCTGCATGCTTCCAACCGCACCGCAAATAAACAGCGCCGCGTCCACATCACACTTGAACTCGGATGGTCAGCCGATAAACAGATGCAGACCTTCGGACGCACGCACCGCAGCGACCAAGCAGTACCGCCAGAATATGTTTTGCTGTCAACCGAGCTAGGCGGCGAGAAACGTTTTTCCTCCACCATCGCGCGCAGGCTTGGCAGTCTCGGAGCGTTGACCAAAGGCGACCGGGGAGCCGCCGACAACGGCGACCTTGCCAAGTATAACTTTGAAACCCAGGAAGGCAGAGCCGCCTTGAGCCTGCTACTACGGCGCATCATGGTGGGCGAGAGCGTGCCCAGACTCGACAACCCGCGCCAAACGTTGCGCGACATTGGCCTGCTCGTCAAGAACAAGGACGGCGGCGAGGAAATCAGAAAGGAAGATGAGTACAATGTGCCCCGCTTCCTTAATCGAGTGCTTGCCTTGTGTGTCGATGAACAGAACGCACTTTTTGATTACTTCGCTGATTTGTTCGATCAGACGGTACGCTACGCCAAAGTCAATGGCACGTTTGATGAGGGAGTCACCGACATTAAAGCCCTTGCCATCAGATTGGCGAAGGCCCCGCGCGTCGTCTACACGGATGAAATAACCGGCGCGCAGACCACCCACTATACGTTAGAAGTTGACCAGCCGAGCCAGGCCGTGAGCTTCGAGGAAGCCGACCGGGTACGCGAGCGCAAAGGCGGGGCATTCTTACAGCACCGGAAGAAGGGCCACTTCATCCTTGTCATCGAATCGGGACGCCACACCGACCCAGGCACAGGTGAGAGCTTCCGCACCTTTGCCGTGTGGAGGCCGGAAGCGCCGCGCACCAACTACATTAACGAAGCCGAGCTATCGACAAAGTATCAGGCGGTCACACCCGACCGGGCGCGCGATTGGTGGATGATGAAATATGCGGCCATCCCGCCCATTGAAACCTTAGAGACTCACATTCTGGGCGGCGCGATCATCCCGCTATGGCAGAGGCTAAAGACCGACCGGGAAACCCGCTTGCGAGTCGTCAGAGTCAGCACCAACGAAGGCCAGCGCATCGTCGGCATTCACATTCCGACAGATCGAGTCTGGACAGTGTTGCGCTCACTCGGAATCGCCAGGCGGTTGCAAGACCCCGCGCAGATTTACAACGCCGTCTTGCGCGAAGGGGAAGAAATCACCCTTGCGTCAAATCTCAGGCTGAAACAGGGAGACCTACACGGCGAGGCAGCCGTCGAGCTTCACGTCACCGACCCGTACAAGTTTGCGAGCCTCAGAGCGCTTGGCTTGATAAACGAGCAGATCAATTGGAAGCAACGCTTTTTTATTCCCGCCGACGAGAGCAAAGGGATAGAGATTCTAGCCGCGTTGCTCCAAGCCTATCCGGTGATCGTAACGGAAGAAGCAACAGAGGAAGCCCAGGATGGTGGAGAGATTCAAAGTCTACCGGAAGCAGGCCCAGCCAGAATCATTGACCTTGAACAGTGGTTTATTCCGGCAGGTGAGATTGATGAAGTAAGCGAGCAAGGGAGCGAGATAAGAGAAACGGACGCGCCAAGCATAGAAGTTTCGAGCGTTCAGACCTATTTCTTACAGGAGGGGGAAACCAAAACAGAGCCGGACAGCCGGAAGGTGCGAGCGCAGCAACCGCTGTTCTCAGAGCCACTATTCTCTAACGAGCCAGCGAGCCAGGCATCAAAGAGAAAGCCGACAGGTTATCAATTCCAAGCGCAGTTAGCTTTCGATTTCACAGACAGCGAGCCGCCCCCTAACGAGGTACAGGGGGCGGCTTCACAAGCAGCTTAAAGAAATTAATATGAACAACGCCTAAGGCAATCAGCAGGTAGGTACAAATCTGGTGTAGCCTCTTAACCATATCTCATCGCAGGGCGCAGGCGGCAGCTTATACCAACTTGCAGATCGGAGTGAGATGGAGAAGTCTGCCAGCAGATTCGATTTTTCTGCGGTTTTTGACAAACCGTCATCTCATTTCAAAGTGCAAGTTGGTATTAGTTGTCTGCCGCTAGTTTTTCCATTATGAACTCTTTGCTTGGAACAGTCGTCGGCTTGCCGTTGATGCGGTAGAGCCGACAGCTATAGTTCGAGCCTTCGTTTCGCCCTTCCAAATCTTTGCCGTTGATCCTGATTGAGGGAGAACCTTGAAAGCCAACCTTTTGAGCCTTCTGTTCTGAATCAACATTGATAAGCACTAGATCGGCGTTTGTGTGCGATTCGCGCAGCGCCGCTTTCAAATTGTCTAGGGCTTGTTTATGTGACGGGCAACTCTTGAAGTACAGAAATTCAATTCTCATTTTCTTGGCTTTGGTTTTCGTCTGGGTATTGCTGTTGGGCTTAGTTGTGTTTTGTTCTTTGGCAGTCGGTAGCATCTCTTTTAATTTCGCTTCGAATGCCATTTGGTTTAAGCGCGGTGCTTGGGTTACTCCGCTGAGTTGATGCATCCAGAAATTGGGCTGTGGCGGCTCTTTATCCCACTTGGCGTCCGGGCCGTATAGCAAGTACACATCCCACGCAATGTCATCGTTGAGCTTGAGGACAGGTTTCCACAGTTCGCCGGTTAATGAATCAGGGTCTAGGAAATAATTCACTCGCTCATCAGAGAAGCTCTTGGAGCGTTCCTGTGATGCGCCTTTGAAGTCGCCCCCGAAAATCGGCAGCCACACGATGTAGGCTCTCACGCGATCATCGGGAATATCTTTGAGCGTCTTGACCATATTGGAGAACCCCCAACGGCACATCGGTCAGGTAGGGGAAACCAGGGCAACCAGCCGTATCTTGCCGCTGTCGCGCTGGAATGCCTCTTTCAGCGGCTCAACGCTTTTAAGATCAACGAGGGAGCCTTTGCGCACCGCGCCGGTAGCCTTGCTTGCTTGTGGCGATGGGTCAACGGTGGGGGATGCCCCAGTATAATGAGGCAGCGCTGTAAAGACAGTCAGTAGGATGCAACCAAATAGTAGCGGTGCTTTTTTCACTTCTTTGCCTTTCGTTTGCTGTCGGCAATTTTGACAATCACCGGGCACGAGGCGGCTGCGCCGCGTTCGTGTAACTCAGTCTCACAGGCTACGAGGTGGCGAGTTAAAGTACGGCGAAATTCACGCATTGCTCGCATCCGCTCATCTAGTTCGGAGAGCTTTTCTTTTAAGAGATCGTGGACGCGCTGACACTGCGTTGCGCCGCCGGTAGTTATGAGGAGTTCTTTAATCTCAACGAGGGACAGGCCAATATCCTGCGCTTGTTTTATGAACCGGATGTGCTCGACCGTTTCAGCAGTAAAGAGACGAAAGCCGCCGCTTGACCTGGGCGCACGCTCTAGGAGTCGTTGTCGCTCATAGTAGCGCACTGTATCAACGCTGACACCAGCGAGGGCCGCGACTTGACCTATCTGTAATTGAGACTCAGCCACAAATCAAGTCTACACCCTTGACTTAGGTCTAGAGTCAAGCAAAAAGTGGGGCACATAAAAGAGTGTAGCTTTGTGCTATAGCCAACCATTAACACTCTATGACACTATCATAAATATTGAAACCTTCTTGACAAATACACACCTTATAGATTATATTTAGACGAATGAGAGAAGTAGACAGTCGATTGGAATGAACC from Blastocatellia bacterium harbors:
- a CDS encoding strawberry notch family protein, translated to MLEQPSTATPATTRQVAASDLIAGTNSLIRELIERLSAGERIDNPKFTEIANRNFGGSRAQGTYTPRDAYDALETAVNKYLLESKARELMQMDGKEAISFHLRPLTEQLPRQTDRTAEQTELQQFSTPPTLAYLATRVLNPQPSDLVLEPSAGTASLAIWPRSIGARVVCNEINSRRRALLIQELGFETFGIDAEILDDLLPPEIQPTAILMNPPFSATGGRVVQHRTLYGARHIESALRRLQEGGRLVAIVGEGMSLERPAFTEWWQRIARLYNVRANFHLNGKEYGKYGTTFDNQILVIDKTGATPGDNWQEQLNHIRWGAAESLEDAWAALEDLAARTAATETEADDAEAEENALFVPYACAKLRGGKPHPAQIVESASMAAVLPPDITYRPHLAPEIITRGLLSDIQLERVIYAGQRHEQRLADGSRAGFFVGDGTGVGKGRILAGIIADNWNQGRQRALWLSVNNDLLESTRRDLKDLGLRRIPLARINDFSAAGEIALPRGVVFSSYSSLISAAKNGAKRLDQIMRWLGSEAVVILDESHKAKNALAGGRGEPTLTGQAVVDLQNPESNPDYRVVYSSATGATDVRNMAYMTRLGLWGKGTSFPGGFQEFMQEIEQGGVGAMEMVSRDMKALGMYLSGSISFGVCPNSGKAVEYRERIHRLTPQQRAMYDHAAKAWQVVLKDIDAALAVTGGGTRARAVALNKFWGDHQRFFRQVICAFKVPSVIAETEAALSEGKSVVISLVGTGEARTREQVARATAAGGMLEDLDFSPREVIAAMVERGFPTTLYQDVTDPATGKTIQVPVKDGQGNIVQSKQALQMRQNLIDGLSALELPENPLDQLVNHLGEHSVAELTGRTRRLIRDPRTGRVEYKKRAPEGVAMDRTNVHEMEQFQQGRKHAAIISDAASTGISLHASNRTANKQRRVHITLELGWSADKQMQTFGRTHRSDQAVPPEYVLLSTELGGEKRFSSTIARRLGSLGALTKGDRGAADNGDLAKYNFETQEGRAALSLLLRRIMVGESVPRLDNPRQTLRDIGLLVKNKDGGEEIRKEDEYNVPRFLNRVLALCVDEQNALFDYFADLFDQTVRYAKVNGTFDEGVTDIKALAIRLAKAPRVVYTDEITGAQTTHYTLEVDQPSQAVSFEEADRVRERKGGAFLQHRKKGHFILVIESGRHTDPGTGESFRTFAVWRPEAPRTNYINEAELSTKYQAVTPDRARDWWMMKYAAIPPIETLETHILGGAIIPLWQRLKTDRETRLRVVRVSTNEGQRIVGIHIPTDRVWTVLRSLGIARRLQDPAQIYNAVLREGEEITLASNLRLKQGDLHGEAAVELHVTDPYKFASLRALGLINEQINWKQRFFIPADESKGIEILAALLQAYPVIVTEEATEEAQDGGEIQSLPEAGPARIIDLEQWFIPAGEIDEVSEQGSEIRETDAPSIEVSSVQTYFLQEGETKTEPDSRKVRAQQPLFSEPLFSNEPASQASKRKPTGYQFQAQLAFDFTDSEPPPNEVQGAASQAA
- a CDS encoding MerR family transcriptional regulator, producing the protein MAESQLQIGQVAALAGVSVDTVRYYERQRLLERAPRSSGGFRLFTAETVEHIRFIKQAQDIGLSLVEIKELLITTGGATQCQRVHDLLKEKLSELDERMRAMREFRRTLTRHLVACETELHERGAAASCPVIVKIADSKRKAKK